One region of Sus scrofa isolate TJ Tabasco breed Duroc chromosome 3, Sscrofa11.1, whole genome shotgun sequence genomic DNA includes:
- the SNX17 gene encoding LOW QUALITY PROTEIN: sorting nexin-17 (The sequence of the model RefSeq protein was modified relative to this genomic sequence to represent the inferred CDS: inserted 1 base in 1 codon) — translation MHFSIPETESRSGDSGGSAYVAYNIHVNGVLHCRVRYSQLLGLHEQLRKEYGANVLPAFPPKKLFSLTPAEVEQRREQLEKYMQAVRQDPLLGSSETFNSFLRRAQQETQQVPTEEVSLEVLLSNGQKVLVNVLTSDQTEDVLEAVAAKLDLPDDLIGYFSLFLVREKEDGAFSFVRKLQEFELPYVSVTSLRSQEYKIVLRKSYWDSAYDDDVMENRVGLNLLYAQTVSDIERGWILVTXEQHRQLKSLQEKVSKKEFLRLAQTLRHYGYLRFDACVADFPEKDCPVVVSAGNSELSLQLRLPGQQLREGSFRVTRMRCWRVTSSVPLPSGGTSSPGRGRGEVRLELAFEYLMSKDRLQWVTITSPQAIMMSICLQSMVDELMVKKSGGSIRKMLRRRVGGTLRRSDSQQAVKSPPLLESPDASRDTMVKLSSKLSAVSLRGIGTPSTDASASDVHGNFAFEGIGDEDL, via the exons ATGCACTTTTCCATTCCTGAAACCGAGTCCCGCAGCGGGGACAGCGGCGGCTCCGCCTACGTG GCCTATAACATTCACGTGAATGGAGTCCTGCACTGTCGAGTGCGCTACAGTCAGCTCCTGGGGCTGCACGAGCAg CTTCGGAAGGAATATGGGGCCAATGTGCTTCCTGCATTCCCCCCAAAGAAGCTTTTCTCTCTGACCCCTGCTGAGGTAGAACAGAGAAGAGAGCAGTTAGAGAAGTACATGCAAGCCG TGCGGCAAGACCCATTGCTTGGGAGCAGTGAGACCTTCAATAGTTTCCTGCGTCGAGCACAACAG GAGACACAGCAGGTACCCACAGAAGAGGTCTCCTTGGAAGTGCTACTCAGCAACGGGCAGAAAGTTCTGGTCAACGTGCTAACTTCAGATCAAACTGAGGATGTCCTGGAG GCTGTGGCTGCAAAGCTGGATCTTCCAGATGACTTGATCGGATACTTCAGTCTCTTTCTGGTTCGAGAAAAAGAGGATGGAGCCTTTTCAT TTGTACGGAAGTTGCAAGAGTTTGAGCTGCCTTATGTGTCTGTTACCAGTCTTCGAAGTCAAGAGTATAAGATTGTGCTAAGGAAGAG TTATTGGGACTCTGCCTATGATGACGATGTCATGGAGAACCGGGTTGGCCTGAACCTGCTTTATGCTCAG ACGGTATCAGACATCGAGCGTGGGTGGATCCTGGTCA AAGAGCAGCACCGGCAGCTCAAATCTTTGCAGGAGAAGGTCTCCAAGAAGGAG TTCCTGCGGCTGGCGCAGACGCTGCGGCACTATGGCTACTTGCGCTTTGATGCCTGTGTGGCTGACTTCCCGGAGAAGGACTGTCCGGTGGTGGTGAGCGCAGGCAATAGTGAGCTCAGCCTCCAGCTCCGCCTGCCTGGCCAGCAGCTCCGTGAAGGCTCCTTCCGGGTCACCCGCATGCGGTGCTGGCGGGTCACCTCCTCT GTGCCGCTGCCCAGCGGGGGCACAAGCAGCCCAGGCCGGGGCCGGGGCGAGGTGCGCCTGGAACTGGCTTTCGAATACCTCATGAGCAAGGACCGGCTACAGTGGGTGACCATCACCAGCCCCCAG GCTATCATGATGAGCATCTGCCTGCAGTCCATGGTAGATGAACTGATGGTGAAGAAATCCGGTGGCAGTATCAGGAAG ATGCTGCGCCGGCGGGTCGGGGGCACCCTGAGACGCTCAGACAGCCAACAGGCAGTCAAGTCCCCACCGCTGCTT GAGTCACCTGACGCCAGCCGGGATACCATGGTCAAACTCTCA AGCAAGCTGAGTGCCGTAAGCTTGAGGGGAATTGGCACTCCCAGTACAGATGCCAGTGCCAGTGATGTCCACGGCAATTTCGCCTTCGAGGGCATTGGAGATGAGGATCTGTGA